The DNA segment atatatataaacatggtGCCTAGCAACTGCTCTGAATGAATGTTAGTTGAGTGAATGTGGAATTTATTGAAAACATAGGACATTTACCCACTCTTTATCACACTGTAGATAATCCAGAtggatggagaaaagaaaaacactcagACAATGGGGATATGATTGAATTGGGGTCTATTTTTGGCCTCTGATGGAGTAAATGACTTGTCTGGTTGGTAGGTATAGGATGGTAAAGAAAAGTAATAATCCACTGCTAAAATGAGACTGCAAAGATATTCCTGAAtttaagcaaagaaaatggaTACTATATCATCACACAGTTGGGTGAAAGGTGTGAAAGAACATCTAGGCTTTTGAGATATTAtttgcctgggggtgggggagtgacaggcagcaGGAAGAAAGTTTAGGTGGTGGTTTGCAGGGTAGGTATGAGAGATGAATGCCTGTCTAGGTTGGTAGTAATGGGAGCAGTAAGGAGGATAGTGATGGAATAGCACTTCAAAGAGAGTCAACCAGGATCACTTACAAAATGGGCAATAGAGGTAACAGgagacctcatttttttttaaagattttatttatgcatttgacagagagagagagacagccaatgagagagtgaacacaagcagggggagtgagagaggaagaagcaggctcccaacagaggagcctgatgcggggctcaatcccagaacgccaggatcacgccctgagcagaaggcagacgcttaacaactgagccacccaggtgccccaaggagacCTCATTGTTAAAGAGGActcaataatttaatatttttcaattatatacacatacattttgtAATTAAATTCTGATAGTGAAAAGATAAccatttgtaataaaatatgttttaaaatctcaccagaaacaaaataaaaagacaaatgagtgaatgaaaaaaaaatacttgcaatttATACCAAAGAAAAAGAGCCAATGACCTTAATATATAAAGCGCTTCTAAAATTAgactggagaagaggaaaaaccTGATGGAAAAATAAGATACAGATCTGTCTTCATCATATAAAGTTGCCCAGTCTCACATACAGGAATGGGATTGAAATTATACAGGATACCTCTTCTCACCTGTGAGACTGTCAAAAACTCAAAATTTGACAACATTCTCTGGTAGCGAGGTTATGTGGAACTAGGCATGCTCCTCATACCTTTCTTACAAAGATTTGACAATAATTAGCGGCATTATTCTTTGACTCAGCTATCCCAATTCTATAAATTACCCAATATACTCAGGCAAAACTATGAAAACATGTGCAAAATTATTCATGGCACTGCTgtttgtgaaaacaaaacaacaagagcTAGACACAACCTGGGTGTGCTTCAGTAGTGTCGTGGTGAATAAGCTTTGGTGCATCCCCATGACAGAGTactattcagctgtaaaaaaggaATAAGGAGTATCTTTATATGCTCCTATGAAGTAATCTCCAGGATATATTGTTAAGAGATGATAAAGCAGATGGAGCAATGTGTCTGTAGTGTTATACAATGTGTCTAAACAAATAagggagggatgtgggtgggggatgggctagatgggtgatggggattaaggagggcacttgctatgatgagcactgggtgttacatgcaagtgatgaatcactaaattctcctgaaaccaacagtacactatatgttaactaactagaatttgaatgaaaatttgggaaaaaaaataaatgctgatgGGTAGAAAAAAGTAAGGGAACAcatatagaaaatgtattttcttatattacattaatttttttaaaatggaggaacagagaaggagaagcgaaaaacaaaacaaaacaaaacaaaaaaggggaCTTACATTTCCTGCTGAGGAGTCTTAGGGACTGGATTTATCCTTCTGACTGAAGCAACtaaaaaaccagacaaaataaatgaaacaatggtTTTTAGACATTGGCTGTCAGTTCAGAACACTGGTGCCTtagagagaggaaacaaatgaggtgatCCCTAGAATTGCCTCAGTTTATTTCTTGAAGCGAGTTTCTGGGGGTGCAGCTCTGGGAGAGAGAATCCGGTAGGGCCTGGTAATCCTCCTGACTTGAGGAGTCAGAGCTGGGATGAAGGAGGTCAAGTCAGCTGTCGTTCACAGCGTAGAGTACCAGAGAGGAAAGCGTTGCACAAAGAACCCTAAAGATCTGCAGAACGTCCATCTGCGTCTTCAGCTGAGTCCTTATGACTGCATGTGCAGAGGAAACTacccaaaggcagaaaaagaggtgCCCTGCTCTGCTCTACCTCCATAAAAGGCAAAGGGAACAATTCTTGAAGCTGATACAAGGCCAGAAACAGCCCATGCTCCCATGAACCAGAGTGAAAAACCTTGTAATGCGTGAATCATTGGTTAGAGTACTTTGAATAGTATTTCCTCAGGAGTGGGGCAGATTTTTCCCTAGAGTAAAGGCTGCTCTGATCCCACCTCACACACTTTATAAGCAAGTCTTGAAAGGATTGAATTGTTAAATCAACTTAATTGCATCCCAGAACAATCAATTAATTGGattccatcaaaataaaaaaagattcacttttcaaaagatactgtttaggcagtaacctctttgatatcggcTGTAGCTActtttttctagatttgtctccggaagcaagggaaacaaaagcaaaaatgaactattgagattacatcaaaataaaaagcttgtgcacaatgaaggaaatggtcaacaaaactaaaaagcaaccaactgaatgggagatgatatttgcaaatgatgtgtctgataaagaattagtatccaaaatatatgaagaacttattaaactcaacaccccaaaagcaaataacccagttaaaaaaatgggcagatgacatgaacagacacttctccaaagattGCCTATAGATGCTCATCATTATTTaccatcagagaaatgccaaTCAGTATTCTAaggagatagcacctcacacctgtcagcatggTTACAATccacaacagaagaaacaacaagtgttggtacggaggtggagaaagggaagcCTCCCACgctgtggtgggaatgcaaacattGGGGGGTGCCTCCACTGTGGTAAgtggtatggagtttcctcaaaaagctagAAGTAGAACCATATGATCAAGTAATTGCATTGCTGGGTCTTCTCTACCCTCCCCCAAATACCAAAACACGAATTTGAAACGAtacatgcaccctatgtttataacagcatgGTTTACAATACAATAGCCCATGTACAGAAGCAGCCAGAGtatccaccaacagatgaatggataaagaaaatgggtcTTTATCTCCAATGGGAAAGTATTCTGCCACAGAagacaatgaaatcttgccattggcaatgacattgatggagctagagagcacagTGCTAAGCAAATAaatcagtcaaagacaaatagcgtatgatttcacccatatgtggaatttaagaagctaaacaaatgagcaaaggggaaaaaaagagagagagagaaaccaatcaagaaacagactcttaattgtagagaacaaactgatggttaccagagggtgggtgatgggtgaaataggtgaaggggattaaggaattcacttgtgatgagcgcagggtgatgtatggaattgttgaatcactgtcgtacacctgaaattaatattgcgCTATTAACCgcctgaaattaaaataaaaacttaaaaaaagataccgTTTAGGAAATTAAAAGGCAAGCCACACACTGGAGAAAACACTTAACAGAACATATATCTCGCAAAGGATTTGTATATAGAACATATAAGGAATTCTTAACACTGAATAAGAGAAGCAACCcaacaaaatgggtgaaagatttGACTAGACCTTcatcaaagaaaatacacagatggaAAGTCAACCcatgaaaatatgtttaacatcattaatcattaggaaaattcacattaaaaccacaagatAACATCATACACACTCTAGAATGGTTGACATTAACAGGATTGGCCTTACGAAGTGTTGGTGATAACATGAAGCTGTTGGAACTTCCATATAAGGAAGGAACATAAAATGGCTCAGTCACTTTGTAGGTTTGACTTTGGACTCATGTCAATATTTTATATggtaataaacatgaaaaatttttaaatctcaaaattattaaaacaacaataaggGAACCTAACTGTATATCCAGGCCTAAAAAGCAACTAGccaagataaaaaataagcaacTGAAAAACAGTCTTGAGTTTGTTCTCAGTAATCGTGTTGTCGTTAGTATTGGTAATGTTATTCTGAGACTGTTGGACTGACATCATAGAATaaagaaatgagtaaaatacATTGGTGTCACTGAGACATTTTTGGCAGGGGAGAAATGAGATTTATAAGTAAGGTATATGAGGTTAAGTGAAAGCCCCGTAGTTCTCAGTAGAAACTCATGACATGGTTTACcatttaaacacatattttctaGTTGTGAATGCCgaaaaagctaaaagaaagtGATTTGGTAGTAATGAGCATACATATATTTCAATTTGTGGTCTTAAATACTGTTTCCTCCTAAAGAAACTGGGACTCCTCAGTGAAATGGCTGATTAGAAGTCTGCGGAAGGAAGTGTACAAACAAGTCTGCAGTGTCCTGTTACATGAAAAAGCGACGAATTTTCAAAGATTACTTGATTCATGTCGAAAGGTCTGGGAGGTCAACTTGAAGTTGCTTATTTGAGCATCAGTAGAGGGATATGAACTGGAATGGGTTGATTCACCATCAATTATATtgaaatccatgagttcatattaatgcaaaattttaaaaaacaaaaaactcttttGTCACCTTTGGAGGATGCaggtaaataaagggaaagaatcaaatgtttattttataaatggcagGCAAAGGAATACTAGAACTGCAATATCATGATTTTGCTATGCCTAAATGAAATAATGGTCCTAGGCAATGATTAGCAGCAGCTGATAACATCAAAAAAAAGGGAGATAACTGGACAATATGGGCCTCCTGATGGAAAAGCACACCACTATCTATGAAGCTGTTTTTGGGTACTACAGATCTTTTGGGATATAGTCTCCCATTAACAGGTTCAGCCGTTCTCTGGGCTAGTTGTGTAACTTAACTATAGTTATGGGTCTGTGACAAAGGTACATGGGAGAAGTAGTGAGGGGGGCTTGTGTTGTTGGATCACTTCTGCAAGCCCAGAGGGTTCAGGGAAATTTGGGGACTCAAGATCTTCAAGTGCCTCAATCCAGATGTCTCCACCTCATATCTCagggtctctttctctcccaattAGGGCCCTGACCTTGGTATGGCAGAACTACCTAGGTTGAATGAACAACCAGCTCTGGAGCTCTGCTCCTCCTCTGATGAAGTCCTAGCCTTGGTCCTCAGCTTTATTTACCCTCTATGAGACTCAGTTTCTATGCTGCCAGTGAAACCTCTAGCCTCTACATCTGTCCTTTAATCTCTGATTTAGCACCCTCAGCCTTTCATTATGTTTTCCCAAATCAGTTGCTCCCAGCAacattcaatttcattttccttataattaCTGTTAACTGCTTTCACAGATATATACTATGGAAAAAATGTCCCGGGGAGCATTAATTGCTTACaggttttccaaaaattttttctctaatttttatccATGAATTCCCAAGAATATTTGTTTTACCTAAGAACTTAAGAGACTGCCAGTGAAACCAAAGTTGTGACTAAGGTGGGCCCGCCCTCTGTTGCAAAATTGACAAAGCCATGTTGTCTGTCCTACATGTGTAGTTAAAATATAGCTGTCCAGACTGcgttaaaaaatctttttttttaatttattttttacttttacatttaagttcaattaattaacatataatgtattattggtttcagaggtaggggtcagtgactcatcagtctttTATAATACCCAGTGACTGCATTGCAAATCTTAAAGAAGAGTACCATCACGCTGAATTTTCATACGGGAAAGTGGTGGTTTATTTTGGCATAGAGTTCTAACATAGGAAAATTTGGGGAATAAGAATTACAAAAGGGAATCCACGGGACAAATAAGAGAGAGATTATAAAAATCTGTAATGTAGAAATACTGAAATCAAACTTCAGCTCCTTGAGCTTGATAAGCTGGTGCCCCAAAGTTAAGGAGAATTTGGGGCCAATTGGTCAATACAACAGTTGGTATGTTGGAAGAAAATTCACAGTtggatgaaagagagagaggtgcagAAGTAGAATTTGGACTGAGGCCTGAATGTGCTCACAGTGTCAGTGGGACTGTGATGGACTCATTGGAATCACGAGACCCAACTCAGTTGATCAACATTAACCCCACTTCATGTGTTCTAATGGTCAGCACAAGGACAATCTATATCTGAGGGGCAGAGGTAAATCGATATGGTGGTCAGAGGACAGGGGGCTCAGCAGCAAGAGGAGGCACAGCACATGGGGCGGGGGCAGGTGGAGATGACACAGGTGGGGCGATAGCAGGTAGTGTGGCAGGAGACCCGGCCACAGACTGGGCgcaggcagcaggaggggcagcagcaggagggctgacagcagctggagccacagcagcTGGAACCACCGCAGGAGGGACGGCAGCAGCTAGAGATGCAGCAGGAGGGGCggcagcagctggagccacagctGGAGCCACCGCAGGAGGGGTGGCAGCAGCTGGACACACAGCAGCTGGGGCGGCAGCAGGTGGTCTGGCAGCAGGTGGTCTGGCAGCAGGTGGGGCGGCAGCAGCTAGAGGTGCAGCAGGAGGGGCggcagcagctggagccacagcagcTGGAGCCACCGCAGGAAGGGTGGCAGCAGCTGGACCCACAGCAGCTGGGGCGACAGCAGGTGGTCCTGCAGCAGGTGGTCTGGCAGCAGGTGGGGCGGCAGCAGGTCTCCTGGCCACAGCCCTGGTCAGAGCAGACGGAGCCACAACAGGAGTTGACCATAATGTCAGTGAAAGGAGTGGGGTTCCACAAGTGGGTATAAGTGGGTTTCCACAAGAGTGGTTTCTTGGTTTGAATGTCTCCTCACCTCTGTCCCCTTTTATAGTCTGCTGAGTAGCTGGTTACCATGAGGAACACTCTTGTTGTTTTTCCTACCAGGAAACAATTAGCGTTACAAGTTAATAATTATGTTTATCAAGTTAAATATGCCAATATCTGTGAAAagcatcattttcctttttctacagTGTTGTGATTCATTGGaccacatttgcatttttttctgtataatgtATCTTGTAAGTTGGAGCTGTCATATGATATTCTGTTATTGACTTTTTCCATGTGTCCCACTTTTGTGTATGACTCCAgtgatcacattttattttaattccagtatagttaacgtacAGCGTTACATTAGTTTCTCGCGTATGAtattagtgattcaacaattccatacatcacccagtgctcatcacaagtgcactccttagtccccatcacctcttCACCCAGTGATGAGTCTTTCCTCCTATTTCCTGATGAGCACTCCACCTGATGAGTAGCATGCATTTTtccagtcagagagagagattgttgTTGTGATAATCATCCTTGAAATATGATCGtgggtttcattcttttttcccccatgatcaTATTTTGAGGATGGTTATTACAGTgccaagtctctctctctgtctctctctctctctctttttttttttttttggtcaaagtgGAAAAATGCATGCTACTGTCAGGTGGAGTTCTGGTAAGGAAATAGGAAAGACTCATCACTGGGGCTGCTTGTGTACAATGGATGGGGAGGACTGAACTGTGTTTCCTGGATGCTTGGAGAGTTGGGGGGTGGTGGTCACAAACAGCAGTCTAAACTCATTGTAGTGACTCTACCTCAAGATGTAGCTttgactcatttctttttgatgaaaGAACCATTTTCAGAAATGAACTTTTTCCTTCAGGAATCTTCTCCACATATAGTATGCTAAAGGTAAGCAGGtttgatctttcttttgattGGCCAACATATGTAACAGATTCTGCACTATATAGAAGATGTTATTTAAAGCATCTTTCTCttgtgctctttccataattcAAATTCAAGTCAATTCTGCTTAAAGAAGATGTAAACAGATAAGCCTTGCTGTTTGTATAGATACTTAGATATAGTATATTGAAAGGCAAGATTTTGGCAAATATTCAAAGCATCATAGAATTAGTGTACAAAACAAGCATTATGTATTTAAGGCTCATGTACAGACAGTGAGAAATGAGATATTGCGGGTACTGTTTGTGAGTGCTTGCCATGTGCCAGGTAGTCTGCTGAATGCTTTGTAATTACTGTgttggtttttcttcttaaagaatcCATGAGGTACTCATTATCCCCAAGAGTTCACTAGAGGTGTGTTAGGTTGCTGAGTCCTATGAAGTGTGTGCCTTTGTGCTGTTACATCGCCTTAGAAAGTTCACTCTCCCACATCAACTCAACAGTTCTATATTCTCTCTTTAAGTTCTAGCCCAGAGCACTCCCTCCTCCCTTATGTTTTCCTTgacatttcttcttctcttttttcctaaacCTCATCTGCTCCTCCTTTATGTTTGATATCACGTTGTGGAACACTTGAGCTCGGCACATCTGTAACTGGAATGTGATTGTCTGTCTCCAGCTGGATGGAGAAACCTGCAGTGAATGCTTGACCCTTAAAGTATTTTCATCACGCATGGAACAGAGCACGTCATcagtggcttttttaaaaaaaatagtttctaggaatcactttttaaatttaaatgttgttTTGCA comes from the Ailuropoda melanoleuca isolate Jingjing chromosome 13, ASM200744v2, whole genome shotgun sequence genome and includes:
- the LOC117795388 gene encoding keratin-associated protein 4-6-like; this encodes MVNSCCGSVCSDQGCGQETCCRPTCCQTTCCRTTCCRPSCCGSSCCHPSCGGSSCCGSSCCRPSCCTSSCCRPTCCQTTCCQTTCCRPSCCVSSCCHPSCGGSSCGSSCCRPSCCISSCCRPSCGGSSCCGSSCCQPSCCCPSCCLRPVCGRVSCHTTCYRPTCVISTCPRPMCCASSCC